The following are encoded in a window of Cydia strobilella chromosome 1, ilCydStro3.1, whole genome shotgun sequence genomic DNA:
- the LOC134743698 gene encoding uncharacterized protein LOC134743698, whose protein sequence is MCDKEFRESNENSDGEKLNTGFVWGTVTGGGYYTQASHLTNVMDIPTMGPTKFRKIEKSLGHTWKDQLTEEIKKIGQQERAIAIEKGQITDDGIPYIEVEVDGGWAKRSYGHNYNSASGMACIIGKNTRKCLYIGIKNKYCYHCHLYEKDKKDVPPHKCFKNYQGSSTGMEAEILVEGFQKSEEMHGVQYLSFIGDGDSSVFAQLKEKVSYGQKIRKTECKNYVIKNYTSGLYKILANTKLPLYGRKMLKARLSKLTVISRMIILHHAENRLAMRNDLQHGPSHVFGEHEKCQDYFCKFTATGEQDENYVTSMKKQAPAVWALIVAANESVIAKTNRLSNDTTNHVENFMSIISKFNCGKRLNLHTGGSYQRRVMVAGLSQVTGQTWHNPAWRKHTNSSPGKTFRKYIGQSERTKARRKLYKRRRLFHAKPPQPDKNYGPEAQDTADPVNHDDLKKMCADKLPEFNKTADEIKAIEESTIGQHENDLYNMYRSDRLTASQFGLICKRRKTTPSHNHVKQVLYKSNILTKDMLYGQQNESVARTYFIENYKKTVRQAGLYIDAEFGFVGASPDGIVQNEEAILEIKCFPSLARRNQSILTAVKENKNFPVIENKGLLSMNEKHNYYYQVQGQLRVTNMKKCYFICYVNPSTPITVIEVYKNDQFIKNMIQKLVHFYKNYILPEIVLRRIPKGAKSIDLE, encoded by the exons ATGTGTGATAAAGAATTTAGAGAGAGCAATGAGAATAGTGATGGTGAAAAACTAAACACTGGCTTTGTGTGGGGAACTGTAACAGGTGGGGGTTATTATACACAAGCGTCTCACTTAACTAATGTAATGGATATCCCTACAATGGGTCCTACAAAATTTAGGAAGATAGAAAAATCACTGGGACATACATGGAAAGATCAATTGACagaagaaataaagaaaataggaCAACAAGAGAGAGCTATAGCTATTGAAAAAGGCCAAATTACTGACGATGGCATTCCATACATAGAAGTTGAAGTAGATGGTGGGTGGGCCAAGAGGAGCTACGGTCATAACTATAACTCAGCATCTGGTATG GCTTGCATCATTGGGAAAAACACGAGGAAGTGCTTGTATATTggcataaaaaacaaatattgttatCATTGTCATTTATACGAGAAAGACAAAAAGGATGTGCCCCCACACAAATGTTTCAAAAATTACCAGGGATCATCAACTGGTATGGAGGCAGAAATATTAGTGGAGGGCTTTCAGAAGTCAGAAGAAATGCATGGTGTACAATATCTTTCATTTATTGGAGATGGCGATTCCTCTGTTTTCGCtcaattgaaagaaaaagtgtcATATGgtcaaaaaatacggaaaaCAGAGTGCAAAAACTatgttataaaaaattatacaagtggACTTTATAAG ATACTGGCTAATACCAAATTACCTTTGTACGGTCGCAAAATGTTAAAAGCCAGGTTGTCAAAACTAACTGTAATTTCGAGAATGATAATCTTGCATCATGCCGAAAATAGATTGGCCATGAGAAATGACCTGCAGCATGGCCCTTCACATGTGTTTGGTGAACATGAAAAATGCCAAGATTATTTTTGCAAATTCACTGCAACTGGCGAGCAAGATGAAAATTATGTCACCAGTATGAAGAAACAGGCTCCTGCCGTTTGGGCACTTATTGTTGCTGCAAATGAATCTGTAATCGCTAAAACAAATCGGTTGTCAAATGATACAACCAATCATGTTGAAAACTTTATGAGTATTATAAGTAAATTCAACTGTGGTAAGCGGCTCAATCTTCACACAGGTGGATCTTATCAGCGTAGAGTGATGGTTGCAG gcCTCTCGCAAGTAACTGGTCAAACTTGGCATAACCCTGCGTGGCGAAAACATACTAACAGTTCGCCAGGCAAAACTTTTAGGAAATATATTGGCCAGAGTGAAAGGACTAAGGCGCGGAGGAAACTCTACAAACGCAGGCGACTTTTTCATGCCAAGCCACCTCAGCCCGATAAAAATTATGGTCCTGAAGCTCAAGACACAGCAGACCCAGTAAATCATGATGacctaaaaaaaatgtgtgctgATAAGTTGCCTGAATTCAACAAAACTGCTGACGAAATCAAGGCTATAGAAGAAAGCACTATAGGTCAACATGAAAATGATCTGTACAATATGTATAGGAGTGACAGGTTGACAGCAAGTCAATTTGGATTG atATGTAAGCGAAGAAAAACTACGCCGTCTCACAACCATGTCAAACAAGTGCTTTACAAAAGCAACATTTTGACAAAAGACATGCTTTATGGACAACAAAACGAATCTGTGGCGAGGACGTACTTTatagaaaattacaaaaagacaGTTCGTCAAGCTGGACTATACATTGATGCTGAATTTGGTTTTGTGGGCGCCAGCCCTGATG gtattgtgcaaaatgaagaggccatcttagaaataaaatgttttccttcattggCCAGAAGAAATCAGAGCATCCTTACTGcagtaaaagaaaataaaaactttcctgtgattgaaaataaaggACTTTTGTCCATGAATGAAAAGCACAATTATTACTACCag gtacagggacaactacgcgtcacaaatatgaaaaaatgttatttcatttgttatgTAAATCCGTCTACACCAATAACTGTGATCGAAGTCTACAAAAATGaccaattcataaaaaatatgatCCAGAAGCTAGTTCACttttataaaaactatattttgcCAGAGATCGTACTTAGGCGAATACCTAAGGGAGCTAAAAGTATTGATCTAGAATAA